From Podospora bellae-mahoneyi strain CBS 112042 chromosome 3, whole genome shotgun sequence, the proteins below share one genomic window:
- a CDS encoding hypothetical protein (EggNog:ENOG503NYAY; COG:O) produces MAAESLGQQWSWPDEVRASSPEHPHQDSNWTTTPRAPATDAPTGTAPEPTPAEPSQPRYKPRTCRICLEVVQPSTELDDTVAGRVFASKARVRYVSEDPELGRLMSPCNCKGSQKYVHEGCLQAWRNAAPMSERNYWRCPTCKFEYRMERLRWSRWLSSKALRAAITILVMMITVFILGFIADPIIRYGADPLGTIAGTLLGEFDEEFDIPVQPLVEELESDNWYMHFVKGFLSLGLLGFIKSMLAISPFQIFNIRVGGGRRRRRGGTEGISWFVVVVGVVTFLAATWHAVSHFSAKFLEKLSDRVVDVQGTEPEDDEDDEDGETDESRKDR; encoded by the exons CCCGATGAAGTACGTGCTTCATCTCCTGAGCATCCGCACCAAGATAGCAATTGGACGACAACACCTCGGGCACCCGCCACGGATGCACCTACCGGCACGGCGCCAGAACCGACACCAGCAGAACCATCACAGCCGCGTTACAAACCACGTACTTGCCGGATATGTTTGGAAGTCGTGCAACCATCTACCGAGCTCGACGATACCGTCGCCGGGCGGGTCTTTGCGTCAAAAGCTCGTGTACGATATGTTTCCGAGGATCCCGAGCTGGGTCGGCTCATGAGCCCATGCAACTGCAAAGGCTCTCAGAAATATGTTCACGAGGGTTGCCTCCAGGCCTGGAGAAATGCTGCGCCAATGTCGGAGAGGAATTACTGGCGATGTCCCACTTGCAAGTTCGAGTATCGTATGGAGCGCTTGAGATGGAGCCGATGGCTGTCAAGCAAGGCGCTACGGGCAGCCATCACaatcttggtgatgatgattacAGTCTTCATACTTGGATTCATTGCcgaccccatcatcagatATGGCGCCGACCCTCTGGGTACCATCGCCGGAACTTTATTAGGGGAGTTTGACGAAGAGTTCGACATACCAGTGCAGCCACTCGTCGAGGAATTGGAGTCAGACAATTGGTATATGCACTTTGTCAAGGGTTTTTTGTCCCTTGGCCTATTGGGTTTTATCAAGTCAATGTTGGCCATCTCGCCTTTTCAGATTTTCAATATCCGAGTTGGCGGTGGTCGTCGCAGACGAAGAGGTGGGACAGAGGGCATCAGTTggtttgttgtggttgttggggttgttaCATTCTTGGCA GCAACCTGGCATGCCGTCAGTCATTTCAGCGCAAAGTTTCTTGAGAAGCTCAGCGACCGTGTTGTGGATGTCCAAGGAACGGAGCCCGAAGatgacgaagatgacgaagacggtGAGACCGATGAGTCAAGAAAGGATAGGTGA